A stretch of the Tardiphaga sp. 709 genome encodes the following:
- a CDS encoding CobW family GTP-binding protein, whose amino-acid sequence MSEATANKIPVTVLTGYLGAGKTTLLNRILSENHGKKYAVIVNEFGEIGIDNDLIIGADEEVFEMNNGCVCCTVRGDLVRILDGLMKRKGKFDAIIVETTGLADPAPVAQTFFVDEDVQAHARLDAVVTVADAKWLSDRLKDAPEAKNQIAFADVIVLNKIDLVSKAELAEVEARIRAINPYAKLHKTERAQVKLSDVLERGAFDLDRILEIEPEFLNADDGHDHHDHDHGHHHHDHGHGGLKHYHDEDMHSMSLRTDKALDASTFMPWLQDLMAKEGGKILRSKGILSFSGDDDRYVFQGVHMMLEGDHQRPWKDGEKRESRLVFIGRDLPEQLIRDGFERCIPA is encoded by the coding sequence ATGTCTGAAGCGACTGCCAACAAAATTCCCGTGACCGTGCTGACCGGCTATCTCGGCGCCGGCAAGACCACCCTCCTGAACCGCATCCTGTCGGAAAACCACGGCAAGAAATACGCTGTGATCGTCAACGAATTCGGCGAGATCGGCATCGACAACGACCTCATCATCGGCGCGGACGAAGAAGTGTTCGAGATGAACAACGGCTGTGTCTGCTGCACCGTGCGCGGCGACCTCGTGCGCATTCTCGACGGCCTGATGAAGCGCAAGGGCAAGTTCGACGCGATCATCGTCGAGACCACGGGTCTCGCCGATCCCGCGCCGGTCGCGCAGACCTTCTTCGTCGACGAGGATGTGCAGGCCCATGCGCGGCTCGATGCCGTCGTGACCGTAGCCGATGCCAAATGGCTGAGCGACCGCCTCAAGGACGCGCCGGAAGCGAAGAATCAGATCGCCTTTGCCGACGTCATCGTGCTGAACAAGATCGATCTGGTCTCGAAGGCTGAGCTCGCCGAAGTCGAAGCGCGCATCCGCGCGATCAACCCCTATGCCAAGCTGCACAAGACCGAACGCGCGCAGGTGAAGCTGTCCGACGTGCTGGAGCGCGGCGCGTTCGATCTCGATCGTATTCTGGAGATTGAACCGGAATTCCTCAACGCGGACGACGGTCACGATCATCATGACCACGATCACGGCCATCATCACCACGATCACGGTCATGGCGGGCTGAAGCACTACCACGACGAGGACATGCACTCGATGTCGCTGCGCACCGACAAGGCGCTCGATGCCTCGACCTTCATGCCCTGGCTGCAGGACCTGATGGCCAAGGAGGGCGGCAAGATTCTGCGCTCCAAGGGCATCCTGTCGTTCTCTGGCGACGATGACCGCTACGTGTTTCAGGGCGTGCACATGATGCTGGAAGGCGATCATCAGCGGCCGTGGAAGGATGGCGAGAAGCGCGAAAGCCGCCTCGTCTTCATCGGTCGCGATCTGCCCGAGCAGTTAATCCGCGACGGCTTCGAACGCTGCATCCCCGCCTGA
- a CDS encoding metal ABC transporter substrate-binding protein has protein sequence MRKCSVFVLCAVLSLVNAIVPARAQDKTQDRIDVVASFSILGDFVRNVGGERVAVTTLVGPNGDAHVYTPTPRDAKKIADAKLVVVNGLGFEGWLPRLVKSSGGKAVIVTATQGIAPRKLDSHEDPHAWQSVGNARIYVANIRDALVKADPAGADTYKANAEVYLAKLAVLDNDVKAAIATIPAAHRKVISTHDAFGYFAAAYGIEFIAPQGVSTDSEPSAKDIAVIITQLKISKIPAVFLENIADPRLMRRIAAETGAKIGGTLYSDSLTPENGDAPTYIDMVRHNIKALTSALTS, from the coding sequence ATGCGGAAATGCAGCGTATTTGTCCTTTGTGCCGTCCTGTCGCTCGTCAATGCGATCGTCCCGGCGCGTGCGCAGGACAAGACCCAGGACAGGATCGATGTCGTCGCCAGCTTCTCCATCCTGGGTGACTTCGTGCGCAATGTCGGTGGCGAGCGAGTCGCTGTCACGACCCTGGTCGGCCCGAATGGCGATGCGCATGTCTACACACCGACGCCGCGTGACGCGAAAAAGATCGCCGACGCGAAGCTCGTTGTCGTCAACGGCCTCGGCTTCGAAGGCTGGTTGCCGCGGCTGGTCAAATCATCGGGTGGTAAGGCTGTCATCGTCACCGCAACCCAGGGCATCGCACCGCGCAAGCTCGACTCGCACGAGGACCCGCATGCGTGGCAGTCTGTGGGCAATGCCAGGATCTACGTCGCAAACATTCGCGATGCGCTGGTCAAGGCCGATCCGGCCGGTGCGGACACCTACAAGGCGAATGCCGAGGTCTATCTCGCGAAGCTAGCCGTCCTAGATAATGACGTGAAGGCGGCCATCGCTACCATTCCCGCGGCACACCGCAAGGTGATCTCGACCCATGACGCCTTCGGCTATTTCGCAGCAGCCTATGGCATCGAATTTATTGCGCCGCAGGGCGTTTCGACGGATTCCGAGCCCAGCGCCAAGGATATCGCGGTCATCATCACCCAGCTCAAGATCTCGAAAATTCCGGCGGTTTTTCTGGAAAACATCGCCGATCCCCGGCTGATGCGCCGGATTGCCGCCGAGACCGGGGCAAAAATCGGCGGAACGCTGTATTCCGACAGCCTGACGCCCGAAAACGGCGATGCACCCACTTACATTGATATGGTCAGGCACAATATAAAGGCGCTGACGAGCGCGCTGACCAGTTAG
- a CDS encoding metal ABC transporter permease has translation MLYDALIAPFLEFEFMRRALAGVIALALGGAPIGVFLMLRRMSLVGDAMAHAILPGAAIGFLFSGLNLFAMTFGGLIAGFSVALLAGLVSRVTVIKEDASLAAFYLVSLAVGVTIVSMRGTNIDLLHVLFGNILALDDQTLLVIAFNATITLVVMAVIYRPLVIECVDPVFLRTVSRAGAPAHLAFLALVVVNLVNGFHALGTLLAVGLMILPAGIARFWSRDITGMMMISVASAMISGYFGLVLSFQTKVPSGPAIILVAAVLYVFSVLFGNVSGLVRQLFPGRHLEA, from the coding sequence ATGCTTTACGATGCGCTGATCGCGCCTTTCCTCGAATTTGAATTCATGCGTCGTGCATTGGCCGGCGTCATCGCGCTCGCGCTTGGCGGTGCGCCGATCGGCGTGTTCCTGATGCTGCGGCGGATGAGCCTCGTCGGCGACGCGATGGCACATGCGATCCTGCCAGGGGCGGCGATCGGCTTCCTGTTCTCCGGGCTCAACCTGTTCGCGATGACGTTTGGTGGCCTGATTGCAGGCTTTTCCGTCGCACTGCTGGCGGGCCTGGTCTCGCGTGTCACCGTCATCAAGGAAGATGCGTCGCTTGCAGCCTTCTATCTCGTATCACTGGCAGTCGGTGTCACGATCGTTTCGATGCGCGGCACCAATATCGATCTGCTGCATGTGCTGTTCGGCAACATTCTCGCGCTCGACGATCAGACGCTGCTGGTGATCGCCTTCAACGCGACGATCACACTGGTGGTGATGGCGGTCATCTATCGCCCGCTGGTGATCGAATGCGTCGATCCGGTGTTTCTGCGCACGGTCTCGCGCGCCGGTGCACCCGCGCATCTGGCGTTTCTCGCGCTGGTCGTCGTCAATCTCGTCAACGGCTTTCATGCGCTCGGTACGCTGCTCGCGGTGGGACTGATGATTCTGCCGGCGGGGATCGCCCGGTTCTGGTCGCGCGATATCACGGGGATGATGATGATCTCCGTCGCGAGCGCGATGATCTCCGGTTACTTCGGTCTGGTGCTGTCGTTCCAGACCAAGGTGCCGTCCGGTCCCGCGATCATTCTGGTCGCTGCGGTGCTGTATGTGTTTTCGGTTTTGTTCGGCAATGTCAGTGGCTTGGTGAGGCAGCTATTCCCCGGCCGGCATCTTGAGGCGTAG
- a CDS encoding ABC transporter ATP-binding protein, with translation MTAQLAFQNVTLGYDRHPAVHHLNGEIAAGSLLAVVGPNGAGKSTLFRGIVGILKPLTGAITLGGLKARDIAYLPQSVDIDRTFPISVFDFVGTGLWRATGIFGGLGKTARAQIGQALASVGLNGFENRNIGTLSGGQMQRMLFARVLLQDARVIVLDEPFNAIDTKTSADLIALVRHWHAEKRTVLAALHDMETVRAHFPETLLLARGSVAWGPTQQVLTADNLLEARRMCEAFDDGAGTCVVDPAHSRAA, from the coding sequence ATGACGGCACAGCTCGCTTTCCAGAATGTCACACTGGGCTATGACCGGCATCCGGCGGTGCATCACCTCAATGGCGAGATCGCAGCTGGCAGTTTGCTCGCGGTGGTCGGGCCGAACGGCGCCGGCAAATCCACGCTGTTTCGCGGCATCGTCGGCATCCTGAAGCCGCTGACGGGCGCGATCACGCTTGGCGGACTGAAGGCACGCGACATCGCTTACCTGCCGCAGAGCGTCGATATCGACCGCACATTCCCTATCTCGGTGTTCGACTTCGTTGGCACCGGCCTGTGGCGCGCGACGGGCATATTCGGCGGCCTTGGCAAGACCGCGCGCGCGCAAATAGGACAGGCGCTCGCCTCCGTCGGCCTCAATGGATTCGAGAACCGCAATATCGGCACGCTGTCAGGCGGCCAGATGCAGCGGATGCTGTTTGCGCGGGTATTGTTGCAGGACGCACGCGTCATCGTGCTCGACGAGCCGTTCAATGCGATCGACACCAAGACGTCGGCGGATCTGATTGCGCTGGTGCGTCACTGGCACGCGGAAAAGCGTACAGTGCTGGCGGCACTGCACGATATGGAGACCGTGCGCGCGCATTTTCCGGAGACGCTGCTGTTGGCGCGTGGCTCTGTCGCCTGGGGACCAACCCAACAAGTGCTGACGGCGGATAACCTGCTCGAGGCGCGGCGCATGTGTGAAGCCTTCGATGACGGTGCTGGTACCTGCGTCGTCGATCCCGCACATTCACGGGCGGCCTGA
- the crcB gene encoding fluoride efflux transporter CrcB, with protein sequence MNYVLVFVGGGLGATLRYVINMTCARCMGMAFPWGTFIINVTGSAVMGLIAGYLAFKGEASQPWRLFLMTGILGGYTTFSAFSLDTAVLCERGELGLALAYVLGSVVLSIAGLFAGLALVRHFA encoded by the coding sequence ATGAATTATGTTTTGGTTTTTGTCGGCGGCGGGCTTGGCGCTACCTTGCGCTATGTCATCAACATGACCTGCGCCCGCTGCATGGGGATGGCATTCCCGTGGGGCACCTTCATCATCAATGTCACCGGCTCCGCGGTGATGGGCCTGATTGCCGGCTATCTCGCTTTCAAGGGCGAGGCCTCGCAGCCATGGCGGTTGTTCCTGATGACCGGCATCCTCGGCGGCTACACGACCTTTTCGGCCTTTTCACTGGATACGGCAGTGCTCTGTGAGCGCGGCGAATTGGGCCTCGCCCTGGCCTATGTGCTGGGCTCGGTGGTGCTGTCGATTGCCGGGCTCTTTGCCGGCCTGGCGCTGGTCCGCCACTTCGCTTGA
- a CDS encoding superoxide dismutase, producing the protein MTFTLPNLPYAYDALAPHMSKETLEFHHDKHHQAYVTNGNNLLKGTEFEGKSLEEIVKGSFGKNAALFNNAGQHYNHLHFWNWMKPNGGGDKLPGRLEKKITEDLGGLEKFKTDFAAAGVGQFGSGWAWLSVKNGKLEISKTANGESPLVHGATPILGVDVWEHSYYIDYRNRRPDYLKAFVDHLVNWDYVDEQFGKAV; encoded by the coding sequence ATGACCTTCACGCTTCCCAACCTGCCTTACGCCTATGACGCGCTCGCGCCGCATATGTCGAAGGAAACGCTGGAATTCCATCACGATAAGCACCATCAGGCTTACGTGACCAACGGCAATAACCTGCTGAAGGGCACCGAATTCGAAGGCAAATCGCTTGAAGAAATCGTGAAGGGCTCGTTCGGCAAGAATGCCGCGCTCTTCAACAATGCCGGCCAGCACTACAACCATCTCCACTTCTGGAACTGGATGAAGCCGAACGGCGGTGGCGACAAGCTGCCCGGCCGTCTGGAGAAGAAGATCACAGAGGATCTCGGCGGTCTCGAGAAGTTCAAGACCGACTTCGCCGCCGCAGGCGTCGGCCAGTTCGGCTCCGGCTGGGCCTGGCTCTCGGTCAAGAACGGCAAGCTGGAAATCTCCAAGACCGCGAACGGCGAAAGCCCGCTGGTCCATGGCGCGACCCCGATCCTCGGCGTCGACGTCTGGGAGCACTCCTACTACATCGACTATCGCAATCGTCGTCCGGACTATCTCAAGGCGTTCGTCGATCACCTTGTGAACTGGGACTATGTCGACGAGCAGTTCGGCAAGGCGGTCTGA